The genome window AAAAGAGAATAAGCTATTTCTTATATCTTGTATTTTGTATATCTTCCGCAGTATATACGGCTAGTTCTATGATACATGGGGAGGCTCCCTTGGACGTTATCACCGCCATTCACATACGCAGAAGCGTACGGGTGTATACCGCCGAACCCGTCGCGGCAGAGGATATCCAAACACTGCT of uncultured delta proteobacterium contains these proteins:
- a CDS encoding hypothetical protein (Evidence 5 : No homology to any previously reported sequences), with translation MILELIAVDFRQKGGVVDHDELPGLAVARARRGHARREQCLDILCRDGFGGIHPYASAYVNGGDNVQGSLPMYHRTSRIYCGRYTKYKI
- a CDS encoding Putative NADH dehydrogenase/NAD(P)H nitroreductase AF_2267 (fragment) (Evidence 3 : Function proposed based on presence of conserved amino acid motif, structural feature or limited homology), with translation MIHGEAPLDVITAIHIRRSVRVYTAEPVAAEDIQTLLAAGMAAPSAGNGQPWQFVVVDDPALLAKIHRNQF